A window of the Deltaproteobacteria bacterium HGW-Deltaproteobacteria-18 genome harbors these coding sequences:
- a CDS encoding two-component system response regulator (DNA-binding response regulator in two-component regulatory system with ZraS; response regulator/sigma54 interaction protein) — protein MAARILVVDDDRAHMTMLVAMLGSWGYEVDTADDGAMAVARVRERAYDVVLTDVRMAEVDGIEALRRIKSYNPYLPVLIMTAYSSVDVAVQALKAGALDYLHKPLDFKELRGGLERALEHGGMHRSEQDSGGAAAQVSEMIGDSPPMRELAAMIRAVAPSEASVLILGESGTGKELVATALHEGSPRKKRPLVTVNCAALAENLLESELFGHEKGAYTGAQRQRDGRFVQADGGTLFLDEIGEMAPALQAKLLRALQQGEVQRLGSDRSIRVDVRVLAATNRDLEAEVRDGGFREDLYYRLNVIALRVPALRERPEDIPLLARHFLHRFAERNRKTYRGFSPRVMDLMLHYDWPGNVRELENVVERAVILSPGEFVTENDLPASLRGTEKSSTVTAGGQSLEDAECEAIARTLEQVGHNKSEAARVLGVTRVTLRSKMKKFGLDS, from the coding sequence ATGGCGGCGCGAATTCTGGTTGTTGATGATGACCGGGCCCACATGACCATGCTCGTGGCCATGCTTGGCAGCTGGGGGTACGAGGTCGACACGGCGGATGACGGAGCCATGGCCGTGGCCAGGGTGCGCGAGCGCGCCTATGACGTGGTCCTGACCGACGTGCGCATGGCCGAGGTGGATGGCATCGAGGCCCTGCGGCGGATAAAGAGCTACAACCCCTATCTGCCCGTGCTGATCATGACCGCCTATTCTTCCGTGGACGTCGCGGTCCAGGCCCTGAAAGCCGGAGCGCTGGATTATCTGCACAAACCGCTTGATTTCAAGGAGCTGCGCGGCGGTCTTGAACGGGCGCTGGAGCATGGCGGGATGCATCGTTCGGAGCAGGACAGCGGCGGTGCTGCGGCTCAGGTTTCGGAGATGATCGGCGACTCGCCTCCCATGCGCGAGCTTGCGGCCATGATCCGGGCCGTAGCGCCGTCCGAAGCTTCCGTGCTGATTCTGGGCGAATCCGGCACGGGCAAGGAGCTGGTGGCCACAGCGCTGCACGAGGGGAGTCCGCGCAAAAAAAGGCCCCTGGTCACGGTCAACTGCGCGGCGTTGGCTGAAAATCTGCTCGAGAGCGAACTCTTCGGGCATGAAAAGGGCGCGTACACCGGAGCGCAACGACAGCGGGACGGACGGTTTGTGCAGGCCGACGGAGGCACGCTTTTTCTGGACGAAATCGGAGAGATGGCTCCCGCGCTGCAGGCCAAGCTTCTGCGCGCCTTGCAGCAGGGGGAGGTGCAGCGTCTTGGCAGCGACAGGTCCATCCGCGTGGACGTTCGAGTTCTCGCCGCGACCAATCGGGATCTCGAGGCGGAGGTCCGTGACGGAGGCTTCCGCGAGGATTTGTACTACCGTTTGAACGTCATCGCCCTGCGTGTCCCCGCGCTCAGGGAGAGGCCCGAGGATATCCCACTTCTGGCCCGACATTTTCTGCACCGCTTTGCCGAACGCAACCGCAAGACCTATCGCGGTTTTTCGCCCAGAGTCATGGACCTGATGCTTCATTACGACTGGCCGGGCAACGTGCGCGAACTGGAGAATGTGGTGGAGCGCGCGGTCATCCTCTCGCCCGGGGAATTTGTCACGGAGAACGACCTGCCCGCCAGCCTGCGCGGTACCGAAAAGTCGAGCACGGTTACTGCCGGCGGCCAATCACTGGAGGATGCGGAGTGCGAGGCGATTGCACGCACCCTGGAACAGGTGGGGCACAACAAGAGCGAGGCTGCGCGCGTGCTTGGGGTGACGCGGGTCACCCTGCGCAGCAAGATGAAGAAGTTCGGACTTGATTCGTGA
- a CDS encoding two-component system sensor histidine kinase ZraS, whose translation MMISCSDFGNGQAGYLLDVDFVDSFHVRGSQSDREACRACLAARTARAMKSKAPFSTSSFWRRRGLALLVPAVLAAMILIWLAVEGRAREQRTIARILTTQGETLIRSVEAARRMGMRGQEGRQFRLRFLMDEMIRQGDLRFLGLVDAAGRFEALSEAEPGSGITAETLSALPASTEPAWTIIHPGEDPLFVVYRYSRPPRRAMHGGMAHDALPNSMEERTLIAVGLDASLYLRAVRKDVLTLAMAGGLGLALTFAGAVTLFWRRKVAGLEREVARQERLAALGTLAAGVAHEIRNPLSSIKGFATYFGNKFEAGTQDRDLAQVMIGEVDRLNRVVTELLELTHPVQPNLVPSSVDTLVRHALKLVEGDCLGKGITVQTRIPELEAVLLDPDRMLQVLLNLFLNAIQAMPGGGVLTVSAQRVKDRLELRVADTGHGIPARDLDRIFEPYFTTKNQGTGLGLATVRTMVEAHGGQVRIASEPGQGTQVVLDMPFKGES comes from the coding sequence ATGATGATTTCTTGCAGCGACTTTGGCAACGGGCAGGCAGGGTATTTGCTAGATGTGGACTTCGTTGATAGTTTTCATGTTCGAGGATCACAATCAGACCGCGAGGCGTGCCGGGCATGCCTTGCTGCAAGGACGGCGCGGGCAATGAAGAGCAAGGCTCCTTTTTCGACATCCAGCTTCTGGCGACGGCGCGGCCTGGCCCTGCTCGTTCCGGCGGTACTGGCGGCCATGATCCTGATCTGGCTCGCCGTGGAGGGGCGGGCGCGGGAGCAGCGCACCATCGCCCGCATCCTGACCACCCAGGGCGAGACCCTGATCCGTTCCGTGGAGGCTGCCCGGCGGATGGGCATGCGCGGCCAGGAGGGGCGCCAGTTTCGTCTGCGCTTTCTCATGGACGAGATGATCCGGCAGGGGGACCTGCGCTTTTTGGGTCTGGTCGATGCCGCAGGGCGATTCGAGGCCTTGAGCGAGGCCGAGCCCGGAAGCGGGATCACGGCCGAGACGCTGTCCGCCTTGCCCGCATCCACCGAACCCGCGTGGACGATCATCCACCCGGGCGAAGATCCACTTTTTGTGGTCTATCGTTATTCCCGTCCACCCCGGCGGGCCATGCATGGGGGCATGGCGCACGACGCCCTGCCGAATTCAATGGAGGAGCGCACGCTCATTGCCGTGGGCCTTGACGCCTCGCTCTACCTGCGTGCCGTGCGCAAGGATGTTCTGACTCTGGCCATGGCCGGAGGTCTTGGCCTGGCCCTGACCTTTGCCGGGGCGGTCACGCTTTTCTGGCGCCGCAAGGTGGCCGGGCTTGAAAGAGAGGTGGCCCGGCAGGAACGTCTGGCCGCGCTCGGCACCCTGGCCGCCGGAGTGGCTCATGAGATCCGAAACCCCTTGAGTTCCATCAAGGGGTTTGCCACCTATTTCGGGAACAAGTTCGAGGCAGGGACGCAGGATCGGGATTTGGCCCAAGTCATGATCGGCGAGGTTGATCGTCTGAATCGTGTAGTGACCGAACTTCTTGAGTTGACTCACCCTGTACAGCCAAACCTTGTCCCCAGTTCGGTGGACACCCTGGTCCGGCATGCCTTGAAACTCGTGGAAGGAGACTGTCTCGGCAAGGGCATCACCGTGCAGACAAGGATCCCTGAGCTTGAAGCAGTGCTCCTTGACCCCGACCGCATGTTGCAAGTCCTCCTGAACCTGTTCCTGAACGCCATCCAGGCCATGCCGGGCGGCGGAGTCCTGACCGTTTCCGCGCAGCGCGTGAAGGATCGGCTTGAATTGCGGGTAGCCGACACGGGACATGGAATCCCCGCACGCGATCTGGACAGGATCTTCGAACCGTATTTCACCACCAAGAATCAGGGCACCGGCCTTGGGCTGGCAACTGTGCGAACCATGGTCGAGGCCCATGGCGGACAGGTGCGGATTGCGTCCGAACCGGGGCAGGGCACGCAGGTGGTTCTTGATATGCCTTTCAAGGGAGAAAGCTGA
- a CDS encoding pyrophosphatase, with amino-acid sequence MSLGELQEDVDAWVKTIGVRYFSELTNLGILMEEVGEVARIMTRRYGDQSFKENEKNDLGDELADVLFVLTCIANQTGVDLTEAMRRNLEKKTLRDKNRHRNNPKLYST; translated from the coding sequence ATGAGTCTCGGTGAACTGCAGGAAGATGTCGATGCCTGGGTAAAGACAATTGGAGTCCGCTATTTTTCCGAACTGACCAACCTTGGCATTCTCATGGAAGAAGTCGGGGAAGTGGCCCGCATCATGACCCGTCGTTACGGAGACCAGAGTTTCAAGGAAAACGAGAAAAACGATCTGGGCGACGAGCTTGCCGATGTCCTGTTCGTGCTGACCTGCATCGCCAACCAGACCGGAGTCGATCTGACGGAGGCCATGCGCCGCAATCTGGAAAAGAAAACCCTACGCGACAAAAATCGCCACAGGAACAATCCAAAGCTGTATTCGACCTGA
- a CDS encoding zinc resistance-associated protein, with the protein MKRTTSIAILAIFGIIALSTLTFAGPMRGMGGKGGAGDCPGWNRNPAIQQLPQEKQDQLKSILDEHRKDTTPTRNAMWEKHTLLKALSGNPNTKPETITALVGELSDLRLQMQTKREALQARVSKEIGIDLPMDFGKHDRRGMGGSGCGQDDCGQRGMGRGMGRGMAPATNDAPVTPGA; encoded by the coding sequence ATGAAAAGAACGACAAGCATCGCAATCCTGGCCATTTTCGGCATCATCGCACTCAGCACCCTGACCTTCGCCGGCCCCATGCGCGGCATGGGCGGCAAAGGCGGAGCCGGGGATTGCCCGGGCTGGAACAGAAACCCTGCCATCCAGCAATTGCCCCAGGAAAAGCAGGACCAGCTCAAAAGCATCCTGGACGAACACCGCAAGGACACGACTCCCACGCGCAACGCCATGTGGGAGAAGCACACCCTGCTAAAAGCCCTGTCCGGCAATCCCAACACCAAGCCCGAAACCATCACCGCCCTGGTCGGCGAATTGAGCGACCTGCGCCTCCAGATGCAGACCAAGCGCGAGGCCCTGCAGGCCCGGGTGAGCAAGGAAATCGGAATCGATCTGCCCATGGATTTCGGAAAGCATGACCGTCGGGGCATGGGCGGATCAGGTTGCGGTCAAGATGACTGCGGTCAGCGCGGCATGGGTCGGGGCATGG